One region of Streptomyces sp. CG4 genomic DNA includes:
- a CDS encoding Pro-rich N-terminal domain-containing protein: protein MQHAVGSPLPPPHQPGQLAHAGWASAAHHPGPHPGAPQGPAPVSPPPGFPAPTGAVPPTPPQPPAPQPPVTQLPPPSPVPHPGVAAAPPAPDTTGHVPLPPGGPVGVPTVPPAPAALPDPATTTLAVLLIGPAGAGKTSVAKYWADHRRVPTAHISLDDVREWVRSGFADPQSGWNDNSEAQYRLARRTCGFAARNFLANGISCILDDAVFPDRPVVGLGGWKRHVGPGLLPVVLLPGLDIVLERNAERSGNRRLTDEEVARIHGRMAGWYGSGLPIIDNSQLDVPGTARILDEVLARAIASPPSW from the coding sequence ATGCAGCACGCAGTGGGGTCTCCGCTGCCGCCGCCCCACCAGCCGGGGCAGCTGGCGCACGCCGGCTGGGCGTCGGCCGCACACCACCCCGGCCCGCACCCGGGAGCCCCTCAGGGGCCCGCCCCTGTGTCTCCGCCGCCGGGCTTCCCGGCACCGACCGGCGCTGTCCCGCCGACGCCCCCGCAACCCCCCGCGCCCCAGCCTCCGGTCACCCAGCTCCCGCCTCCGTCCCCGGTCCCGCACCCCGGAGTCGCGGCCGCCCCGCCGGCCCCCGACACCACCGGCCATGTACCGCTGCCGCCCGGCGGCCCGGTCGGCGTGCCGACGGTGCCCCCGGCCCCCGCTGCGCTCCCCGACCCGGCGACCACCACCCTGGCCGTCCTGCTGATCGGCCCGGCCGGCGCGGGCAAGACCAGCGTCGCCAAGTACTGGGCGGACCACCGCCGCGTACCCACCGCGCACATCAGCCTGGACGACGTCCGCGAATGGGTCCGCTCAGGTTTCGCCGACCCTCAGTCCGGCTGGAACGACAACTCCGAGGCCCAGTACCGCCTGGCCCGCCGCACCTGCGGCTTCGCCGCCCGGAACTTCCTCGCCAACGGCATCTCCTGCATCCTGGACGACGCCGTCTTCCCGGACCGCCCGGTGGTCGGCCTCGGCGGCTGGAAGCGCCATGTCGGCCCCGGCCTGCTTCCGGTCGTCCTCCTGCCGGGCCTGGACATCGTCCTGGAACGCAACGCCGAGCGCTCGGGCAACCGCCGCCTCACCGACGAGGAGGTGGCCCGCATCCACGGCCGCATGGCGGGCTGGTACGGCTCGGGCCTCCCGATCATCGACAACTCCCAGCTGGACGTCCCCGGCACGGCCAGGATCCTGGACGAGGTCTTGGCGAGAGCGATAGCAAGCCCCCCGAGCTGGTAG
- the aroB gene encoding 3-dehydroquinate synthase translates to MSEAVTRIQVAGTAGTDPYEVLVGRQLLGELAGLIGPKSRPSPTTTLNGGASRRSDVQRVAVIHPEALAETGDALRADLAGQGYEAIAIQVPNAEEAKTAEVAAYCWKALGQSGFTRSDVVVGVGGGATTDLAGFVAATWLRGVRWIAVPTTVLAMVDAAVGGKTGINTAEGKNLVGAFHPPAGVLCDLAALDSLPVNDYVSGLAEVIKAGFIADPVILELIESDPEAARTPEGPHTAELIERSIRVKAEVVSSDLKESGLREILNYGHTLGHAIEKNERYKWRHGAAVAVGMHFAAELGRLAGRLDDATADRHRTVLEAVGLPLYYRHDQWPKLLETMKIDKKSRGDLLRFIVLDGLAKPTVLEGPDPAVLLAAYGEVGQ, encoded by the coding sequence ATGAGCGAGGCAGTCACCCGGATCCAGGTCGCCGGCACGGCGGGCACCGACCCCTATGAGGTGCTGGTCGGCCGGCAACTGCTGGGCGAGCTGGCCGGGTTGATCGGTCCGAAGTCCCGCCCGTCGCCCACCACCACCCTTAACGGAGGCGCTTCGCGCCGCAGTGATGTCCAAAGGGTCGCGGTGATCCACCCGGAGGCGCTCGCCGAGACCGGTGACGCGCTCCGCGCCGACCTGGCCGGGCAGGGCTACGAGGCGATCGCCATCCAGGTGCCGAACGCCGAGGAGGCCAAGACCGCCGAGGTCGCCGCCTACTGCTGGAAGGCGCTCGGCCAGTCGGGCTTCACCCGCTCCGACGTCGTCGTCGGCGTGGGCGGCGGCGCGACCACGGACCTCGCCGGGTTCGTCGCCGCGACCTGGCTGCGCGGGGTGCGCTGGATCGCCGTTCCCACCACCGTCCTGGCGATGGTGGACGCGGCGGTCGGCGGCAAGACCGGCATCAACACCGCCGAGGGCAAGAACCTCGTCGGTGCCTTCCACCCGCCGGCCGGCGTCCTGTGCGACCTGGCCGCGCTGGACTCCCTGCCGGTCAACGACTACGTCTCCGGGCTGGCCGAGGTCATCAAGGCCGGCTTCATCGCCGACCCGGTGATCCTGGAGCTGATCGAGTCCGACCCGGAGGCCGCCCGGACACCCGAGGGCCCGCACACGGCCGAGCTGATCGAGCGATCGATCCGGGTGAAGGCGGAGGTCGTCTCGTCGGACCTGAAGGAGTCCGGGCTGCGCGAGATCCTCAACTACGGCCACACGCTCGGCCATGCCATCGAGAAGAACGAGCGCTACAAGTGGCGGCACGGCGCCGCGGTCGCGGTCGGCATGCACTTCGCCGCCGAACTGGGCCGGCTGGCGGGCCGGTTGGACGACGCCACGGCGGACCGCCACCGTACGGTCCTCGAGGCGGTCGGCCTCCCGCTGTACTACCGCCATGACCAGTGGCCCAAGCTGCTGGAGACGATGAAGATCGACAAGAAGTCCCGTGGCGACCTGCTGCGCTTCATCGTCCTCGACGGCCTCGCCAAGCCGACCGTCCTGGAGGGCCCGGACCCGGCCGTGCTGCTCGCCGCGTACGGAGAAGTGGGCCAGTAA
- the mltG gene encoding endolytic transglycosylase MltG, translating into MTEYGRGPGPEPWHPEDPLYGDGGWGGQQAHNGQQSPYGGQPQHYPQQPQYGDWSQGQQPGYGHEQYRYYGEQGQQQYAGHAQQPYQQPGAWNAAGSNGQVPYAPDPGDPYAQQPVGYGGEHPDFYGTDDAYPPPQPPGRRGPGPEAEPETAPDEEEQHPFFTGAGDEDDDEEHELQSRQGRRGKGKKPAKKGKKRRTGCACMVVVLVFGGGLAGAGYFGYKFYQNRFAAAPDYPGTGTSETVMVEIPKGAGGWDIGRRLKEAGVVKSADAFVHAQNDIQGGNSIQAGAYLLRKQMSAASAVKMMLDPKSQNNVVVTPGERNAGVYEAIDKKLELADGTTQKVAVKEYKNLGLPAWAQNSGEVKDPLEGFLFPGNYAAAKGMKPESILKQMIAQATSRYDAYGLTAKARALGLNDAFQLVTVASLVQAEGKTHDDFRKMAEVVYNRLKPTNHETNQLLQFDSTYNYLKGTSNIHISEKEINGNHNPYNTYTHRGLPPGPIGNPGEDALKAALNPTHDGWMYFVATDGVNDTEFAKTNAEFQQLKEKFNASSGN; encoded by the coding sequence ATGACTGAGTATGGCCGGGGTCCAGGCCCCGAACCGTGGCATCCGGAGGACCCGTTGTACGGGGACGGCGGATGGGGAGGACAGCAGGCCCACAACGGTCAGCAGTCCCCCTACGGCGGCCAGCCGCAGCATTATCCACAGCAGCCGCAGTACGGCGACTGGAGCCAGGGGCAGCAGCCCGGCTACGGCCATGAGCAGTACCGGTACTACGGCGAACAGGGCCAGCAGCAGTACGCCGGCCACGCCCAGCAGCCCTACCAGCAGCCCGGCGCCTGGAACGCGGCCGGCTCGAACGGCCAGGTGCCGTACGCCCCCGACCCCGGCGACCCGTACGCTCAGCAACCCGTCGGCTATGGCGGTGAACACCCCGACTTCTACGGCACGGACGACGCCTACCCGCCGCCGCAGCCGCCCGGCCGCAGGGGCCCCGGGCCGGAAGCGGAGCCGGAGACCGCGCCCGACGAGGAGGAGCAGCACCCCTTCTTCACCGGAGCCGGCGACGAAGACGACGACGAGGAGCACGAGCTCCAGAGCCGCCAGGGCCGGCGCGGCAAGGGCAAGAAGCCCGCGAAGAAGGGCAAGAAACGACGTACCGGCTGTGCCTGCATGGTCGTCGTCCTGGTCTTCGGCGGCGGCCTCGCGGGCGCCGGCTACTTCGGCTACAAGTTCTACCAAAATCGTTTCGCCGCGGCCCCGGACTACCCGGGCACCGGCACCAGCGAGACGGTGATGGTCGAGATCCCCAAGGGCGCGGGCGGCTGGGACATCGGCCGCCGGCTGAAGGAGGCCGGCGTCGTCAAGAGCGCCGATGCCTTCGTGCATGCGCAGAACGACATCCAGGGTGGTAACAGCATCCAGGCCGGTGCATACCTCCTGAGGAAACAGATGTCCGCCGCAAGCGCGGTGAAAATGATGCTGGACCCGAAGAGCCAGAACAATGTCGTGGTGACTCCGGGCGAGCGTAACGCGGGCGTCTACGAGGCTATCGACAAGAAACTCGAACTCGCCGACGGCACCACGCAGAAGGTCGCTGTAAAGGAGTACAAGAACCTCGGTCTGCCGGCCTGGGCGCAGAACAGCGGCGAGGTCAAGGACCCGCTGGAGGGCTTCCTCTTCCCGGGCAACTACGCGGCCGCCAAGGGGATGAAGCCGGAGAGCATCCTGAAGCAGATGATCGCGCAGGCCACGTCCAGGTATGACGCGTACGGCCTCACGGCGAAGGCCCGGGCGCTGGGCTTGAACGACGCGTTCCAGCTGGTCACTGTGGCGAGCCTGGTACAGGCGGAGGGCAAGACGCACGACGACTTCCGCAAGATGGCGGAGGTCGTCTACAACCGTCTGAAGCCCACGAACCACGAGACCAACCAGCTGCTCCAGTTCGACTCGACGTACAACTACCTCAAGGGCACCAGCAACATCCATATCTCCGAGAAGGAGATCAATGGAAACCACAACCCCTACAACACGTACACGCACAGGGGGCTTCCGCCCGGCCCGATCGGCAACCCCGGCGAGGACGCGTTGAAGGCGGCGCTGAATCCGACCCACGACGGCTGGATGTACTTCGTGGCGACCGACGGCGTGAACGACACCGAATTCGCCAAGACCAACGCCGAATTCCAGCAACTCAAGGAAAAGTTCAATGCCAGCTCGGGCAACTGA
- the ruvX gene encoding Holliday junction resolvase RuvX produces the protein MRRGRRLSIDVGDARIGVASCDPDGILATPVETVPGRDIPAAHRRLRQLVEEYEPIEVVVGLPRSLKGGEGPAAVKVRAFAQELAKGIKPVPVRLVDERMTTVTASQGLRASGVKSKKGRAVIDQAAAVIILQQALESERVSGKAPGEGVEVVI, from the coding sequence ATGCGCAGAGGACGTCGACTTTCGATCGACGTCGGGGACGCCCGGATCGGGGTCGCCTCGTGTGACCCCGATGGGATCCTCGCCACACCGGTGGAGACCGTCCCCGGCCGGGACATCCCCGCAGCCCACCGCCGGCTCAGGCAACTGGTGGAGGAGTACGAACCGATCGAGGTCGTCGTCGGCCTCCCCCGCTCCCTCAAGGGGGGCGAGGGTCCGGCAGCGGTGAAGGTCCGCGCCTTCGCCCAGGAGCTGGCCAAAGGCATCAAGCCGGTGCCGGTGCGCCTGGTGGACGAGCGGATGACGACCGTGACGGCCAGTCAGGGACTGCGTGCCTCGGGCGTGAAATCGAAGAAGGGCCGCGCCGTCATCGACCAGGCCGCCGCTGTGATCATCCTCCAGCAAGCCCTCGAATCCGAACGGGTGTCAGGTAAAGCACCCGGCGAGGGCGTCGAAGTGGTCATCTGA
- the alaS gene encoding alanine--tRNA ligase, translating into MESAEIRRRWLSFFEERGHTVVPSASLIADDPTLLLVPAGMVPFKPYFLGEVKPPFPRATSVQKCVRTPDIEEVGKTTRHGTFFQMCGNFSFGDYFKEGAITFAWELLTSPQDKGGYGLEPEKLWITVYKDDDEAERIWHEVVGVPKERIQRLGMKDNYWSMGVPGPCGPCSEINYDRGPEFGVEGGPAVNDERYVEIWNLVFMQYERGEGTGKDNFEILGDLPSKNIDTGLGLERLAMILQGVQNMYEIDTSMAVIDKATELTGVRYGDAHDSDVSLRVVTDHMRTATMLIGDGVTPGNEGRGYVLRRIMRRAIRNMRLLGATGPVVKDLIDVVIRMMGQQYPELITDRERIEKVALAEENAFLKTLKAGTNILDTAVTETKQSGGTVLSGDKAFLLHDTWGFPIDLTLEMAAEQGLSVDEDGFRRLMKEQRERAKADAQAKKTGHADMGSYREIADSAGETDFIGYTDTEGETTVVGILVDGVSSPAATEGDEVEIVLDRTPFYAEGGGQIGDTGRIKVDSGAVIEVRDCQKPVPGVYVHKGVVQVGEVTVGAKAHASIDNRRRKAIARAHSATHLTHQALRDALGPTAAQAGSENQPGRFRFDFGSPSAVPTAVMTDVEQKINEVLARDLDVHAEVMGIDEAKKQGAIAEFGEKYGERVRVVTIGDFSKELCGGTHVHNTAQLGLVKLLGESSIGSGVRRIEALVGVDAYNFLAREHTVVAQLQELIKGRPEELPEKVSAMLGKLKDAEKEIEKFRAEKVLQAAAGLAESAKEVRGVAVVTGRVPDGTTPDDLRKLVLDVRGRIQGGRAAVVALFTVNNGKPLTVIATNDAARERGLKAGDLVRTAAKTLGGGGGGKPDVAQGGGQNPAAVGEAVEAVERLVAETAK; encoded by the coding sequence ATGGAGTCGGCCGAGATTCGCCGCCGCTGGCTGAGCTTCTTCGAGGAGCGCGGGCACACCGTCGTCCCTTCGGCGTCGCTCATCGCGGACGACCCGACTCTGCTCCTCGTCCCCGCCGGCATGGTGCCCTTCAAGCCCTACTTCCTGGGTGAGGTCAAGCCGCCGTTCCCGCGCGCCACCAGCGTGCAGAAGTGTGTGCGCACGCCCGACATCGAAGAGGTCGGCAAGACCACGCGGCACGGCACGTTCTTCCAGATGTGCGGCAACTTCTCCTTCGGCGACTACTTCAAGGAAGGCGCCATCACGTTCGCCTGGGAGCTGCTCACCAGCCCCCAGGACAAGGGCGGTTACGGCCTTGAGCCGGAGAAGCTCTGGATCACCGTCTACAAGGACGACGACGAGGCCGAGCGCATCTGGCACGAGGTCGTCGGCGTGCCGAAGGAGCGCATCCAGCGCCTCGGCATGAAGGACAACTACTGGTCCATGGGCGTCCCCGGCCCCTGCGGCCCCTGCTCCGAGATCAACTACGACCGCGGCCCCGAGTTCGGCGTCGAGGGCGGCCCCGCCGTCAACGACGAGCGGTACGTGGAGATCTGGAACCTCGTCTTCATGCAGTACGAGCGAGGCGAGGGCACCGGCAAGGACAACTTCGAGATCCTCGGCGACCTGCCGAGCAAGAACATCGACACGGGCCTTGGCCTGGAGCGCCTCGCCATGATTCTGCAGGGCGTGCAGAACATGTACGAGATCGACACCTCCATGGCCGTCATCGACAAGGCCACCGAGCTGACCGGTGTCCGCTACGGCGACGCCCACGACTCGGACGTGTCCCTCCGCGTGGTCACCGACCACATGCGCACCGCCACGATGCTCATCGGCGACGGCGTCACCCCCGGCAACGAGGGCCGCGGTTACGTCCTGCGCCGCATCATGCGCCGCGCCATCCGCAACATGCGCCTGCTCGGCGCCACCGGTCCGGTCGTCAAGGACCTGATCGACGTCGTCATCCGCATGATGGGGCAGCAGTACCCCGAGCTGATCACCGACCGAGAGCGCATCGAGAAGGTCGCCCTCGCCGAGGAGAACGCCTTCCTCAAGACGCTGAAGGCCGGCACCAACATCCTCGACACCGCCGTCACCGAGACCAAGCAGTCCGGCGGCACGGTCCTCTCCGGCGACAAGGCCTTCCTGCTCCACGACACCTGGGGCTTCCCGATCGACCTCACCCTGGAGATGGCCGCCGAACAGGGCCTCTCCGTCGACGAGGACGGCTTCCGCCGCCTGATGAAGGAGCAGCGGGAGCGCGCCAAGGCCGACGCCCAGGCCAAGAAGACCGGCCACGCCGACATGGGCTCCTACCGGGAGATCGCCGACTCCGCCGGCGAGACCGACTTCATCGGCTACACCGACACCGAGGGCGAGACCACGGTCGTCGGCATCCTCGTCGACGGCGTGTCCTCGCCGGCCGCCACCGAGGGCGACGAGGTCGAGATCGTCCTCGACCGCACCCCGTTCTACGCCGAGGGCGGCGGCCAGATCGGCGACACCGGCCGGATCAAGGTCGACTCCGGTGCCGTCATCGAGGTCCGCGACTGCCAGAAGCCGGTCCCGGGTGTGTACGTCCACAAGGGTGTCGTCCAGGTCGGCGAGGTCACCGTCGGTGCCAAGGCCCACGCCTCGATCGACAACCGTCGCCGCAAGGCCATCGCCCGCGCCCACTCGGCCACCCACCTGACCCACCAGGCCCTGCGCGACGCCCTCGGCCCGACGGCCGCCCAGGCCGGTTCCGAGAACCAGCCCGGCCGCTTCCGCTTCGACTTCGGTTCGCCGTCCGCCGTGCCGACGGCCGTGATGACCGACGTCGAGCAGAAGATCAACGAGGTGCTCGCCCGCGATCTCGACGTGCACGCCGAGGTCATGGGCATCGACGAGGCCAAGAAGCAGGGCGCCATCGCCGAGTTCGGCGAGAAGTACGGCGAGCGGGTCCGCGTCGTGACCATCGGCGACTTCTCCAAGGAGCTGTGCGGCGGCACGCATGTGCACAACACCGCCCAGCTGGGCCTGGTGAAGCTGCTCGGCGAGTCGTCGATCGGCTCCGGTGTCCGCCGTATCGAGGCTCTCGTCGGCGTCGACGCCTACAACTTCCTCGCCCGCGAGCACACGGTCGTCGCCCAGCTCCAGGAGCTGATCAAGGGCCGTCCGGAGGAGCTCCCGGAGAAGGTCTCCGCGATGCTCGGCAAGCTGAAGGACGCCGAGAAGGAGATCGAGAAGTTCCGCGCCGAGAAGGTGCTGCAGGCCGCCGCCGGTCTCGCCGAGTCCGCCAAGGAGGTCCGCGGTGTGGCCGTCGTCACGGGTCGGGTCCCGGACGGTACGACCCCGGACGACCTGCGCAAGCTGGTCCTCGACGTGCGCGGCCGTATCCAGGGCGGCCGGGCCGCGGTTGTGGCGCTTTTCACGGTCAACAACGGCAAGCCGCTGACCGTCATCGCGACCAACGACGCCGCCCGCGAGCGCGGTCTCAAGGCCGGTGACCTGGTCCGCACCGCGGCCAAGACCCTCGGCGGCGGCGGTGGCGGCAAGCCGGACGTGGCCCAGGGCGGCGGCCAGAACCCGGCCGCCGTCGGCGAGGCCGTCGAGGCCGTAGAGCGACTCGTCGCCGAGACCGCCAAGTGA
- a CDS encoding shikimate kinase has protein sequence MGVGKSTVGQLLAERLGVGYRDTDEDIVAAEGRTIAEIFVDEGEPAFRAIEKRAVHSALAEHEGVLALGGGAVLDADTRALLAGHRVVYLSMDVEEAVKRTGLNVARPLLAVNPRKQWRELMEARRHLYEEVATAVVATDGRTPEEVTQAALDALELKEA, from the coding sequence ATGGGCGTCGGCAAGTCCACCGTCGGGCAGTTGCTGGCCGAGCGCCTCGGCGTCGGCTACCGGGACACCGACGAGGACATCGTCGCCGCCGAGGGCCGCACCATCGCCGAGATCTTCGTCGACGAGGGCGAGCCCGCCTTCCGGGCGATCGAGAAGCGGGCCGTGCACAGCGCGCTCGCCGAGCACGAGGGCGTCCTCGCGCTCGGCGGCGGTGCCGTCCTGGACGCCGACACGCGCGCGCTGCTCGCCGGGCACCGGGTGGTCTACCTCTCGATGGACGTGGAGGAGGCCGTCAAGCGCACCGGCCTGAACGTGGCCCGCCCGCTGCTCGCGGTCAACCCGCGCAAGCAGTGGCGCGAGCTGATGGAGGCCCGGCGGCACCTGTACGAGGAGGTCGCCACCGCCGTCGTGGCGACGGACGGCCGTACCCCCGAAGAGGTCACCCAAGCAGCGCTGGACGCACTGGAGTTGAAAGAAGCATGA
- the aroC gene encoding chorismate synthase, with amino-acid sequence MSRLRWLTAGESHGPALVATLEGLPAGVPITTAMVADHLARRRLGYGRGARMKFEQDEVTFLGGVRHGLTLGSPVAIMVGNTEWPKWEQVMAADPVDPEILAGLARSAPLTRPRPGHADLAGMQKYGFDEARPILERASARETAARVALGAVARSYLKETAGIEIVSHVVELCSVKAPQGVYPTPADVEKLDADPLRCLDADASKAMVAEVDQAHKDGDTLGGVVEVLAYGVPVGLGSHVHWDRKLDARLAGALMGIQAIKGVEIGDGFELARVPGSKAHDEIVKTDEGIRRVSGRAGGTEGGLSTGELLRVRAAMKPIATVPRALQTVDVATGEAAQAHHQRSDVSAVPAAGIVAEAMVALVLADAVAEKFGGDSVAETRRNVRSYLDNLRIR; translated from the coding sequence TTGAGCAGGCTGCGTTGGCTGACCGCGGGGGAGTCCCACGGTCCCGCTCTTGTCGCGACGCTGGAGGGGCTTCCCGCCGGCGTGCCGATCACCACGGCGATGGTGGCGGACCATCTGGCGCGGCGGCGGCTCGGCTATGGCCGCGGTGCGCGCATGAAGTTCGAGCAGGACGAGGTCACCTTCCTGGGCGGCGTCCGGCACGGCCTCACCCTCGGCTCCCCGGTCGCGATCATGGTGGGCAACACCGAGTGGCCCAAGTGGGAGCAGGTCATGGCGGCCGACCCGGTCGACCCCGAGATCCTCGCCGGTCTTGCCCGGAGCGCCCCGCTGACCCGGCCGCGCCCCGGTCACGCCGACCTGGCCGGCATGCAGAAGTACGGCTTCGACGAGGCCCGCCCGATCCTGGAGCGCGCGTCGGCGCGGGAGACCGCGGCCCGTGTGGCGCTGGGCGCCGTCGCCCGGTCGTACCTGAAGGAGACGGCCGGCATCGAGATCGTCTCGCACGTCGTCGAGCTGTGCTCGGTGAAGGCTCCGCAGGGTGTGTACCCCACCCCGGCCGACGTCGAGAAGCTGGACGCCGACCCGCTGCGCTGCCTGGACGCGGACGCGTCGAAGGCGATGGTCGCGGAGGTCGACCAGGCCCACAAGGACGGCGACACCCTGGGTGGTGTGGTCGAGGTGCTGGCCTACGGAGTGCCGGTCGGCCTGGGCTCGCACGTGCACTGGGACCGCAAGCTGGACGCCCGGCTGGCGGGCGCGCTCATGGGCATCCAGGCGATCAAGGGCGTCGAGATCGGTGACGGGTTCGAGCTGGCCCGGGTGCCGGGTTCGAAGGCACACGACGAGATCGTGAAGACCGACGAGGGCATCCGGCGGGTCTCCGGCCGGGCCGGCGGTACCGAGGGCGGCCTGAGCACCGGTGAGCTGCTGCGCGTGCGGGCGGCGATGAAGCCGATCGCGACCGTGCCGCGGGCCCTGCAGACCGTCGACGTGGCCACCGGCGAGGCCGCGCAGGCCCACCACCAGCGCTCCGACGTGTCCGCGGTCCCGGCCGCCGGCATCGTCGCGGAGGCCATGGTCGCGCTGGTCCTCGCGGACGCGGTCGCGGAGAAGTTCGGCGGCGACTCGGTGGCCGAGACCCGCCGCAACGTGCGGTCGTACCTCGACAACCTGCGGATCCGGTGA
- a CDS encoding aminopeptidase P family protein — translation MSEVYATRRSRLRDHVTAAGTAAALVTRPANVRYLAAAAPQGSALLLGRREDLLVCAGPPEDRPYEGRPDDNLRVHVLPPNATGAGTGPGPGDAAVAAAGLAVAQGADSLAVEEHHLTVTRHRALSTVAPGIRLGDLGGAVEQLRVIKDEEEISCLRIGAEIADQALGELLESILVGRTERHLALELERRLVDHGADGPAFPTSVATGPNSGRRGHRPTDRRVEEGDFLTVCLGATYRGYRCEIGRTFVIGTSPADWQIDLYDLVFAAQRAGRESLAPGAAFGDVDRAARQVLDSAGYAEALPPLTGHGVGLEIDEDPQLAPAAMGKLDACVPVTVEPGVHLPGRGGVRIDDTLVVRPEADGGPELLTITTKELLAL, via the coding sequence ATGTCAGAGGTGTACGCGACCCGCCGATCCCGGCTGAGAGACCACGTCACCGCGGCCGGCACCGCGGCAGCGCTCGTCACCCGCCCAGCCAACGTGCGCTACCTCGCCGCCGCGGCCCCGCAGGGCTCCGCTCTGCTGCTCGGCAGACGCGAGGACCTCCTCGTCTGCGCAGGCCCGCCCGAAGACCGCCCCTACGAGGGCCGGCCCGACGACAACCTGCGCGTACACGTCCTCCCCCCGAACGCCACCGGAGCAGGCACGGGCCCAGGCCCCGGCGACGCCGCGGTCGCCGCTGCGGGCCTGGCCGTGGCCCAGGGCGCCGACTCCCTGGCCGTCGAGGAACACCACCTCACGGTCACCCGGCACAGAGCCCTCTCCACCGTGGCCCCCGGGATCCGCCTGGGTGACCTCGGCGGGGCCGTCGAGCAGCTCCGGGTGATCAAGGACGAGGAGGAGATCTCCTGCCTCCGCATCGGCGCCGAGATCGCCGACCAGGCCCTCGGTGAGCTGCTGGAGTCCATCCTGGTCGGCCGCACCGAGCGGCACCTCGCGCTGGAGCTGGAGCGCCGTCTGGTCGACCACGGCGCGGACGGCCCGGCCTTCCCCACGTCCGTGGCCACCGGTCCGAACTCCGGCCGGCGCGGTCACCGGCCCACCGACCGGCGGGTGGAGGAGGGCGACTTTCTCACCGTGTGCCTGGGCGCGACCTACCGCGGCTACCGCTGCGAGATCGGCCGGACCTTCGTCATCGGCACCTCGCCCGCCGACTGGCAGATCGACCTGTACGACCTCGTCTTCGCCGCCCAGCGCGCCGGACGCGAGTCCCTGGCACCAGGCGCGGCCTTCGGTGATGTGGACCGCGCGGCACGCCAGGTACTGGATTCCGCCGGCTATGCGGAGGCCCTCCCACCGCTGACCGGACACGGCGTCGGACTCGAAATCGACGAGGACCCGCAGTTGGCGCCCGCGGCCATGGGTAAACTGGACGCTTGCGTGCCGGTCACCGTCGAACCGGGGGTCCACCTCCCGGGCCGGGGCGGTGTCCGGATCGATGACACGCTCGTCGTACGCCCCGAGGCGGACGGCGGACCCGAGCTACTCACCATCACGACCAAGGAGCTGCTCGCGCTGTAG
- a CDS encoding shikimate dehydrogenase, protein MPARATDARRAAVLGQPIAHSLSPVLHRAAYDALGLTAWSYDRFEVDEAGLPGFVEKLGPEWAGLSLTMPLKRAVIPLLDDISETAASVDAVNTVVFTEDGRRIGDNTDIPGMVAALREHGIEQVDSAAILGAGATASSALAALARICTGEVVAYVRSAARAAEMRQWGERLDVDVRTADWADAGRALRAPLVIATTPAGTTDALATAVPERPATLFDVLYDPWPTELAARWSMFGGAVVSGLDLLVHQAVLQVEQMTGRAPAPLDAMRRAGEKALAER, encoded by the coding sequence ATGCCAGCTCGGGCAACTGACGCCCGCCGGGCCGCGGTGCTCGGTCAGCCCATCGCCCATTCCCTCTCCCCGGTGCTGCACCGGGCCGCGTACGACGCGCTCGGGCTCACCGCATGGTCGTACGACCGTTTCGAGGTGGACGAGGCCGGGTTGCCCGGGTTCGTCGAGAAGCTCGGGCCGGAGTGGGCGGGGCTGTCGCTGACCATGCCGCTGAAGCGGGCGGTCATCCCGCTGCTGGACGACATCAGCGAGACGGCCGCCTCCGTCGATGCGGTCAACACGGTCGTCTTCACCGAGGACGGCCGCCGAATCGGCGACAACACGGATATCCCGGGCATGGTGGCGGCTCTGCGCGAGCACGGCATCGAACAGGTCGACTCCGCCGCGATCCTCGGCGCCGGCGCCACCGCCTCCTCCGCGCTAGCCGCCCTCGCCCGGATCTGCACCGGCGAGGTGGTCGCCTACGTCCGCAGCGCGGCCCGCGCGGCCGAGATGCGCCAGTGGGGCGAACGGCTCGACGTGGACGTGCGTACGGCGGACTGGGCGGATGCCGGGCGGGCGCTGCGCGCCCCGCTGGTGATCGCCACCACCCCGGCCGGCACGACCGACGCCCTCGCCACCGCCGTGCCCGAGCGTCCCGCCACCCTCTTCGACGTGCTCTACGACCCCTGGCCCACCGAGCTGGCGGCCCGCTGGTCCATGTTCGGCGGTGCCGTGGTCAGCGGCCTCGATCTCCTCGTCCATCAGGCCGTCCTCCAGGTCGAGCAGATGACCGGCCGTGCACCGGCCCCCCTGGACGCCATGCGCCGCGCCGGGGAGAAGGCGCTCGCCGAGCGCTGA